A stretch of the Arachis stenosperma cultivar V10309 chromosome 6, arast.V10309.gnm1.PFL2, whole genome shotgun sequence genome encodes the following:
- the LOC130933257 gene encoding uncharacterized protein LOC130933257, whose product MTTVLYHMVSSSALVSLGLYNLISTTRNYLKFPHTYAAKLFHPFPFPSTTLRHVPIYLTLLSLFLSIIHQLILSFYPDPLLKGHTPVHRLTSLHSATLLFLFLLLSLLILFSDSLSFDNSLLFALSSALFALHSSASSTASALQTSALEAHCLLVSARLSAIISFLCLILAAMPKLFSADAALSASLILRGLWTFQTGLSLHVDAFIPEGCHRLLDVVNGVEGSTQCDLDESKLRAVAILDLAFLLQVVVVVVVVFATYAIVAKSVGARRLGSYEALPMNSNSGDANHQSVVQMKAMAGTQA is encoded by the coding sequence ATGACGACGGTATTGTACCACATGGTGTCGTCGTCAGCCCTAGTATCACTGGGACTATACAACCTAATCTCCACCACACGCAACTACCTGAAATTCCCACACACCTACGCAGCAAAACTGTTCCACCCATTCCCATTCCCATCCACCACGCTCCGCCACGTGCCCATCTACCTCACCCTCCTCTCCCTCTTCCTCTCCATCATCCACCAACTCATCCTCTCCTTCTACCCTGACCCCCTTCTCAAAGGCCACACCCCCGTCCACCGCCTCACCTCCCTCCACTCCGCCaccctcctcttcctcttcctcctcctctccCTCCTCATCCTCTTCTCCGACTCCCTCTCCTTCGACAACTCTCTCCTCTTCGCCCTCTCCTCCGCCCTCTTCGCCCTCCACTCCTCCGCCTCCTCCACCGCCTCCGCGCTCCAAACCTCCGCCTTAGAGGCCCACTGTCTCCTCGTCTCCGCGCGCCTCTCCGCCATCATTTCGTTCCTCTGCCTCATCCTCGCCGCCATGCCCAAGCTCTTCTCCGCGGACGCCGCGCTCTCCGCCTCCCTCATTCTCCGAGGGCTCTGGACGTTCCAGACGGGGCTTTCGCTCCACGTCGATGCCTTCATCCCCGAAGGCTGCCACCGGCTTCTTGATGTCGTTAATGGCGTCGAGGGATCCACGCAGTGTGATCTTGATGAGTCGAAGCTCAGGGCTGTGGCGATTCTCGACCTCGCGTTTCTTCTTCAGGTGGTGGTCGTTGTGGTTGTTGTGTTTGCGACCTATGCGATCGTTGCGAAGAGCGTCGGCGCCAGGAGGCTTGGATCGTATGAGGCATTGCCCATGAATTCCAACTCTGGAGATGCCAACCACCAAAGTGTTGTTCAGATGAAAGCCATGGCTGGCACACAGGCTTGA